Proteins co-encoded in one Medicago truncatula cultivar Jemalong A17 chromosome 8, MtrunA17r5.0-ANR, whole genome shotgun sequence genomic window:
- the LOC112417214 gene encoding 3'-5' exoribonuclease 1 has translation MMALENSENMQITCEASLKCLQGKGPPFTFQCNGSSMEVFPELNNEPGNHPSGNVPEPNHRLGSEFLEPSNEFHNKPTYHHDYSTWTACHFHPHKMQQCQMNAFENHFYPHPVENQFQYAPINMVSQGYPREQYQEFQNFVVIDFEATCDKDKNPHPQEIIEFPSVIVSSVTGQLEACFQTYVRPTCNQHLSDFCKDLTGIQQIQVDRGVTLSEALLRHDKWLEKKGIKNANFAVVTWSNWDCRVMLESECRFKKIRKPPYFNRWINLRVPFSEVFGAVRCNLKEAVEIAGLAWQGRAHCGLDDAKNTARLLALLMHRGFKFSITNSIMWQTADRSLIWKQSPEQPSAYPHFPFKARDMNTPIIQYHHPCCYCGVKSSRGMVRKPGPKQGSLFFGCGNWTATRGARCHYFEWASA, from the exons ATGATGGCCCTTGAAAATTCAG aaaatatgcaaataacctGCGAGGCATCTCTAAAGTGCCTCCAGGGAAAGGGACCCCCTTTCACTTTTCAGTGTAATGGGAGTTCTATGGAAGTATTTCCGGAGCTTAATAATGAACCTGGTAATCATCCATCTGGGAATGTTCCTGAACCTAACCACCGTTTAGGCAGTGAGTTTCTTGAGCCTTCCAATgaatttcacaataaacctaCTTATCACCATGATTACAGCACCTGGACAGCCTGCCATTTCCACCCTCACAAGATGCAGCAGTGTCAAATGAATGCTTTTGAGAACCACTTTTACCCTCATCCCGTCGAGAACCAATTTCAGTATGCTCCGATTAATATGGTTTCTCAGGGTTACCCGCGTGAGCAATATCAAGAGTTTCAGAATTTTGTGGTCATAGACTTTGAGGCGACCTGTGATAAGGATAAAAATCCCCATCCTCAAGAAATAATTGAGTTTCCATCTGTCATAGTGAGTAGTGTCACCGGTCAGCTGGAAGCATGTTTCCAAACATATGTGAGGCCTACCTGCAATCAGCATCTGAGCGACTTCTGCAAGGATCTGACTGGTATCCAGCAAATTCAG GTGGACAGAGGTGTTACATTGAGTGAAGCTTTacttaggcatgacaaatggctCGAGAAAAAAGGAATAAAGAATGCCAACTTTGCTGTGGTTACATGGTCTAACTGGGATTGTCGTGTGATGCTTGAATCTGAGTGCCGTTTCAAGAAAATACGAAAGCCACCTTATTTCAACCG CTGGATCAACTTAAGGGTTCCTTTCAGTGAGGTATTTGGTGCTGTGAGGTGCAATCTAAAGGAGGCTGTTGAGATTGCAGGCTTGGCATGGCAGGGCCGTGCTCATTGTGGTCTGGATGATGCCAAAAATACTGCTCGCCTGCTGGCACTGCTCATGCACAGAGGTTTTAAGTTTTCCATTACCAACTCCATTATGTGGCAGACTGCTGATCGATCACTGATATGGAAGCAGTCTCCCGAACAACCAAGTGCTTACCCTCATTTCCCCTTCAAAGCAAGGGATATGAATACCCCCATCATTCAGTATCATCACCCTTGCTGTTATTGTGGGGTGAAAAGCAGTAGGGGAATGGTCAGGAAGCCAGGGCCTAAGCAAGGGAGCCTTTTCTTTGGATGTGGAAATTGGACTGCAACTAGAGGTGCCCGCTGCCATTACTTTGAATGGGCTTCTGCCTAA